From the Candidatus Methanoperedens sp. genome, one window contains:
- a CDS encoding helix-turn-helix transcriptional regulator, with protein MKAASKTILYIPEWLVSFEKEIASEIILNSDSGDVIREYRMRYDMTQVELGELMNLRRESISRIENGSVTPTFEFVKNFIKTVALIEAIRVERAQHKEIDVYFLENIVKEFGFSREKLPFLVKIAIESYDKKLNKIQKSLKEKKYGK; from the coding sequence TTGAAGGCTGCATCTAAAACCATTTTATACATCCCGGAGTGGCTGGTTTCTTTTGAAAAGGAGATCGCATCTGAGATCATCCTGAACTCTGACTCAGGCGACGTGATACGTGAATACAGGATGAGATATGATATGACTCAGGTAGAACTTGGAGAATTAATGAATCTCCGCCGCGAATCTATATCGCGGATTGAAAACGGTAGTGTGACACCAACCTTTGAGTTTGTGAAAAATTTTATTAAAACAGTGGCTTTGATCGAGGCAATCAGGGTAGAGAGGGCACAACATAAGGAGATCGACGTTTATTTTCTTGAAAATATTGTAAAGGAATTTGGCTTTTCCCGTGAAAAACTGCCTTTCTTGGTAAAAATAGCAATTGAAAGTTACGATAAAAAACTCAATAAAATTCAAAAGTCGTTAAAGGAGAAAAAATATGGTAAATGA
- a CDS encoding rod shape-determining protein — MAYKKKIRRSNVSGVNEKKNLFIGIDLGTNHTAISTSDGKKNSILSIVGAPKDAVASKFLKKEHLFGEEALKHRDALKLYRPIERGVLKIQRKSIEAAKGLVEFVLRSVNADRDVRKYAIIGVPAQASVQNKKIIPEMAKDFFDGIMVASEPLCVAYNLGKFEHSLIVDIGAATTDLCRVHGARPNPEDQISSTKAGDFIDREFVKLVTKNHTKLRVTREMARLWKEKYSFVGNPDEEIIVEVPRAASVLKLSITQEMRRACESILPDIVSGISRLISTYDPEFQDELRSNLYIAGGGSQIRNLDTVLEHELELIGGCKVLKTRDPVFGGAAGALKMAIDMPKEFWQTT; from the coding sequence TTGGCATATAAGAAAAAAATCCGGAGATCGAATGTATCAGGGGTGAATGAGAAAAAGAACCTATTCATAGGGATCGATCTGGGTACAAATCACACTGCTATCTCTACGAGCGACGGCAAGAAGAACAGCATTCTGAGCATTGTGGGCGCTCCAAAGGATGCGGTGGCATCTAAGTTTTTAAAGAAGGAGCACCTTTTCGGGGAAGAAGCACTTAAGCACAGAGATGCCCTCAAACTTTACAGGCCGATCGAGAGAGGGGTTTTGAAAATCCAGAGAAAGAGCATCGAGGCGGCTAAAGGATTAGTCGAATTCGTACTCAGATCGGTCAATGCGGATAGGGATGTAAGAAAATATGCCATCATAGGAGTCCCTGCCCAGGCAAGCGTACAAAATAAAAAAATCATACCCGAAATGGCTAAAGATTTCTTTGATGGGATAATGGTGGCGAGCGAACCGCTCTGTGTTGCGTACAATTTAGGAAAATTTGAACATTCATTGATTGTGGATATCGGGGCAGCTACCACGGATCTATGCAGGGTGCATGGCGCGCGACCGAACCCGGAAGATCAGATAAGCAGCACCAAAGCTGGCGACTTCATAGACAGGGAATTTGTTAAGCTTGTAACAAAAAACCATACAAAGCTCAGGGTCACCCGGGAAATGGCCAGGTTGTGGAAGGAGAAGTACTCTTTTGTTGGCAATCCTGATGAGGAGATCATAGTGGAAGTGCCGAGAGCCGCCTCAGTGCTGAAGCTTTCCATCACACAGGAGATGAGGAGGGCATGCGAATCCATATTGCCTGATATCGTGAGCGGGATTTCCAGGCTTATATCAACCTACGATCCTGAATTCCAGGATGAGCTGCGCTCAAATTTATATATTGCAGGGGGAGGAAGCCAGATAAGAAATCTTGATACTGTCCTGGAACATGAACTGGAATTGATCGGGGGATGCAAGGTCCTCAAAACCCGGGACCCGGTGTTCGGAGGCGCGGCTGGTGCATTAAAGATGGCAATCGATATGCCGAAAGAGTTCTGGCAAACCACGTAA
- a CDS encoding RimK-like ATPgrasp N-terminal domain-containing protein, translating into MIIVSEDEDDSDSSPLFFLRQPVQESVLNITHDYRYLRMGYYVSAHAETFGVEVTPSCTEIMDAYRNPLLIEKARRNGLRTNGYRLITKPKDDLATPALLFAVNPFTNNSMKVVKSGSRLPGIIKKMSFDARFPVSLHPLTGEVLEIIQMFGESNNDETSEFAKKFFEVFNIPICKLVVQVDDGQVVLNHCEPAMKKEVKWDIVHEKVLEIRRKN; encoded by the coding sequence ATGATTATAGTCAGTGAAGACGAAGATGATAGCGACTCTAGTCCGTTGTTTTTTTTAAGGCAGCCAGTGCAGGAAAGCGTACTTAATATAACCCATGACTACCGGTATTTGAGGATGGGATATTATGTATCTGCTCATGCGGAAACCTTTGGAGTAGAAGTCACACCAAGCTGTACGGAAATAATGGATGCATACCGGAATCCACTTTTGATCGAGAAAGCGAGAAGGAATGGGTTGCGAACCAATGGTTACAGGCTGATAACTAAGCCAAAGGATGATTTGGCCACCCCTGCCCTTTTATTCGCCGTAAATCCTTTTACGAACAACTCGATGAAAGTCGTGAAGTCAGGTTCAAGATTACCGGGCATTATAAAGAAAATGAGCTTTGACGCCAGGTTTCCTGTTTCACTGCATCCTCTCACTGGAGAAGTCCTGGAAATAATCCAGATGTTCGGGGAATCGAATAACGATGAGACATCGGAATTTGCGAAGAAATTTTTTGAGGTATTCAATATTCCGATATGCAAGTTGGTCGTTCAGGTAGATGACGGACAGGTTGTTTTGAATCACTGCGAACCTGCCATGAAAAAAGAAGTAAAGTGGGATATCGTGCATGAGAAAGTGCTCGAAATAAGAAGGAAAAATTAA
- a CDS encoding RimK family alpha-L-glutamate ligase gives MRIACFVEAYNFLDKSERKALSKFESTAEALGHEFEFIYKEQISQINKYDALFIRATTDPSNAAYIVSRLAEQAGLRVIDDPHSIRTCSNKAILHDIFLRNKIPSPGSLLFMGDYSREALDNIFGTLGFPVIIKTPYTRFSSHVEKAENEAEFIEISRHLLRKSRVLVLQEYVHSDFDWRVGVLKNEILYLCKYCIPRGGWKVKSKINGRYVWGETIALPRDSISPELKDICISLSRCVGDSLYGLDVKETNDGYRVIEINDNPSIYAGNEDKVNTDIYEKIINALAGL, from the coding sequence ATGAGGATAGCATGTTTTGTCGAAGCATATAATTTTCTTGATAAATCTGAACGCAAAGCCCTTTCAAAGTTTGAATCGACCGCGGAAGCCTTGGGGCATGAATTTGAATTTATCTATAAGGAACAGATCTCACAAATAAATAAGTACGATGCGCTGTTCATAAGGGCGACAACAGACCCGAGCAACGCAGCCTACATCGTTTCAAGACTTGCTGAGCAAGCAGGTCTGAGGGTGATCGATGACCCGCATTCCATAAGGACATGTTCGAACAAGGCAATACTTCATGATATTTTCCTCAGGAATAAGATTCCTTCGCCAGGATCTCTTTTATTTATGGGAGATTATTCGAGGGAAGCTCTTGATAATATCTTTGGAACACTGGGATTCCCTGTAATTATAAAAACACCCTATACCCGTTTCTCATCCCATGTCGAAAAAGCGGAGAATGAAGCCGAATTTATTGAGATTTCAAGACATCTCCTCCGGAAATCCAGGGTTCTGGTTCTGCAGGAATATGTTCACTCCGATTTCGACTGGCGTGTCGGGGTGCTCAAGAACGAAATACTCTATCTTTGTAAATACTGCATTCCCAGAGGCGGGTGGAAAGTAAAATCAAAGATAAATGGGAGATACGTGTGGGGAGAGACTATTGCCCTGCCAAGGGACTCAATATCCCCGGAATTAAAAGACATATGCATTTCCCTATCCAGGTGTGTTGGAGATAGTCTGTATGGCCTGGATGTCAAAGAAACAAATGATGGTTACAGGGTTATAGAAATAAATGATAATCCAAGCATTTATGCCGGGAATGAAGATAAAGTGAATACGGATATCTATGAAAAGATAATCAATGCTCTCGCAGGTCTTTAA
- a CDS encoding GNAT family N-acetyltransferase codes for MKADLRIAKKEDFEALFDLEKICFKEETFNKNQLRYLLQKARSLVLVASIDGRIIGSMIVLLRSTIHHARIYSLNVHPDFRRKGLASLLMDTSLEFLKKRDFKKLTLEVGITNKAAQNLYLSKGFSVDKVLRKYYKNGDDALHLIKDLREH; via the coding sequence TTGAAAGCAGATTTACGCATAGCGAAAAAAGAGGATTTTGAGGCCTTATTCGATCTTGAGAAAATATGTTTTAAAGAGGAAACATTCAATAAGAACCAATTGAGATATCTTTTGCAAAAAGCCAGGTCTCTTGTGTTAGTAGCATCGATCGACGGTAGAATCATCGGTTCGATGATCGTCTTATTGAGAAGTACTATCCATCATGCAAGGATCTATTCATTGAACGTTCATCCTGATTTCAGGCGGAAAGGTCTGGCAAGCTTGCTCATGGACACTTCCCTGGAATTTTTGAAAAAAAGGGATTTCAAAAAATTAACGCTTGAAGTGGGGATAACTAACAAAGCTGCCCAGAATCTATACCTCTCTAAAGGTTTTTCCGTGGATAAAGTACTCAGGAAATACTATAAAAACGGAGATGACGCACTGCATCTCATTAAAGACCTGCGAGAGCATTGA
- a CDS encoding DUF2111 domain-containing protein, whose amino-acid sequence MDFTRIQISADSDAEEIAPFAMAVHELLGLPVTMRSLQKKGVRVEKGKILDSKYTGPILEMVLKENKIIRAIPTSGKYTGIPVVVVPVRNKEGYGIAALGVVDVVGTVDLGLIFGDYPEVVKQVQECVRSKVAVP is encoded by the coding sequence ATGGATTTCACAAGAATACAGATTTCTGCGGATTCGGACGCCGAAGAAATCGCACCTTTTGCAATGGCGGTTCATGAACTCTTAGGACTTCCGGTAACCATGAGAAGTCTCCAGAAGAAGGGGGTCCGGGTGGAGAAAGGGAAAATCCTGGACAGTAAATATACCGGCCCAATACTTGAAATGGTTTTAAAAGAGAATAAGATAATCCGCGCAATTCCTACAAGCGGCAAATACACTGGAATTCCAGTAGTTGTAGTTCCTGTAAGGAATAAAGAGGGTTATGGGATAGCTGCCCTCGGGGTAGTAGATGTTGTGGGTACTGTAGATCTTGGCCTGATTTTTGGCGATTATCCTGAAGTTGTAAAACAAGTGCAGGAGTGCGTAAGATCGAAAGTGGCAGTTCCTTGA